A region of Solanum dulcamara chromosome 7, daSolDulc1.2, whole genome shotgun sequence DNA encodes the following proteins:
- the LOC129896058 gene encoding protein DETOXIFICATION 35-like has translation MEAPLLSAEHHHQLIGLDGDYRPVNGLKQWLVIFWIETVKLWEIGGPIAFNILCQYGIYSITVAFCGHLGAVQLSAVSVAQNVIGTFSFGFMLGMGSALETLCGQAFGAGQIHMLGIYTQRSMVILLFSSFLLLPIYIFATPVLKLLGQEHDMAVLAGKFALLSIPELFSLAVTIPTSKFLQAQSKVSVLACIGFVVLLLHALLLWLFIYVFNLGINGAALVFNITGWANAIAQSVYVVVWCKDGWTGWSLSALNDIWAFVRLSISSAVMLCLEIWYMMSIIVLTGHLKDAVIAVGSLSICMNVDGWEAMLFIGINAAISIRVSNELGLGHPRATKYSVYITLFQSLLIGILCMILVLAVRNHLAILFTNSKDLQRDVAGLAWLLGITMLLNSVQPVISGVAIGGGWQGLVACINLGSYYVFGIPLGYMLGYVVNFGVVGLWGGMIAGLALQTLLLSFVLYRIDWNKEVEQSAARLRKWGGQDFEAEKTLISESTKDLP, from the exons ATGGAAGCACCATTGCTCTCCGCCGAACACCACCACCAGCTCATTGGGCTTGACGGTGATTATCGACCCGTTAATGGCCTGAAACAATGGTTGGTTATCTTTTGGATTGAGACAGTGAAGCTATGGGAGATTGGAGGTCCAATTGCTTTCAATATTCTTTGTCAATACGGGATCTACTCCATTACGGTTGCTTTCTGTGGTCATCTTGGTGCTGTTCAGCTCTCTGCTGTTTCTGTTGCTCAAAATGTCATTGGAACTTTCTCTTTCGGCTTCATG TTGGGCATGGGGAGTGCTCTGGAGACTCTGTGTGGACAGGCATTTGGTGCTGGGCAAATACATATGCTTGGGATTTACACACAGCGGTCCATGGTTATTCTATTATTTAGTTCATTCCTTCTGTTgccaatttatatttttgcaaCTCCGGTACTTAAGCTTTTAGGCCAAGAACATGATATGGCTGTTCTTGCTGGGAAATTTGCCCTGTTGTCAATCCCCGAGTTGTTTTCGTTGGCGGTCACTATTCCCACCTCGAAATTTCTGCAAGCACAGAGTAAAGTGAGTGTGCTGGCTTGTATTGGTTTTGTGGTTCTTTTACTACATGCACTTCTGCTATGGTTGTTCATATATGTATTCAACTTGGGTATAAATGGGGCTGCGTTAGTATTTAATATTACAGGTTGGGCCAATGCAATAGCTCAATCTGTCTACGTGGTAGTTTGGTGTAAGGATGGATGGACGGGATGGTCTTTGTCGGCATTGAATGACATTTGGGCATTTGTTAGACTCTCGATTTCCTCGGCTGTTATGTTATGCCTTGAAATATGGTACATGATGAGTATTATAGTCCTCACGGGACATCTCAAGGATGCAGTTATTGCTGTTGGATCCCTCTCTATTTG CATGAATGTTGATGGGTGGGAAGCAATGTTGTTCATTGGAATCAATGCTGCCATAAG CATTCGAGTCTCAAATGAGCTTGGGCTAGGGCATCCCAGGGCTACCAAATATAGTGTATATATCACATTGTTTCAATCACTCCTCATTGGGATACTCTGCATGATACTAGTACTGGCAGTAAGAAATCATCTGGCCATTCTTTTCACAAACAGCAAGGATTTGCAACGAGACGTTGCTGGCCTTGCTTGGCTTCTCGGAATAACCATGCTTCTTAATAGTGTTCAGCCTGTAATATCAG GTGTTGCTATTGGAGGTGGATGGCAAGGTTTAGTGGCTTGTATCAATTTGGGATCTTACTATGTTTTTGGTATACCTCTAGGATATATGCTTGGTTATGTCGTTAACTTTGGAGTCGTG GGTCTGTGGGGAGGAATGATAGCAGGACTTGCTTTGCAGACACTACTACTCTCATTTGTACTCTATAGAATTGATTGGAATAAAGAG GTTGAGCAGTCTGCAGCGCGCCTACGCAAGTGGGGAGGTCAAGACTTTGAAGCTGAGAAAACTCTTATTTCAGAGTCTACGAAGGACTTACCATAA